From a region of the Manduca sexta isolate Smith_Timp_Sample1 chromosome 19, JHU_Msex_v1.0, whole genome shotgun sequence genome:
- the LOC115440349 gene encoding peroxisomal catalase 1 yields MSVNSDMFTNPLHLDLSMHFSTERIPERTVYAKGTGALGYFTVTHDVSQYTKANLFNEVGKQTPVLVRFSQGLQSLGGSDLARGLKGMSVKFYTKEGNFDIISPWFDLLKKNPRTNLNDVTSRYDFLTSVPTSLHGYLWTQADYGVPDGYRRMDAFPVHTYELSNQNGERYYVRFNFRTEQGLANLTSAQASEISGRDPDYYARDLYNAIAQKNFPAWKLEMDVMSLLDIKGADYDPFDLTRLWKNGTYETVQVGRLVLSQNPDNYFRVIEQSAFNPGNLVPGIPGPVDYVFKARRLFYQHAQTHRLGSNFNNIEANCPRYVKTYNRDGAPPLGDNMRDYPNYYPNSYNGPLPYVDDSRPSQKLIVLHSNAADLQPHAYFYNHILKTDDERQRMVDNIVPSLLNVTPPVLQRVINFMYLIDPDLGSRVTIGLEAARAAVNVIPAVTPVPKN; encoded by the exons ATGTCAGTGAATTCTGATATGTTTACAAATCCGCTACATTTGGATTTATCGATGCACTTCTCCACCGAAAGGATCCCAGAACGTACCGTGTATGCAAAAGGAACTGGGGCCTTAGGATACTTCACAGTAACACACGATGTCTCCCAATACACAAAGGCAAATCTGTTCAATGAAGTTGGAAAACAAACCCCTGTTTTGGTCAGGTTCTCGCAAGGACTTCAAAGTTTAGGAGGATCCGATCTCGCCAGAGGGTTAAAAGGAATGTCAGTCAAGTTCTACACAAAAGAAGGGAATTTCGACATAATTT CGCCTTGGTTcgatcttttaaaaaaaaatccacgtACTAATTTGAATGACGTCACATCTCGGTACGACTTCCTAACTTCGGTACCCACAAGCCTTCACGGATATTTGTGGACTCAAGCTGATTATGGCGTACCTGATGGATACAGAAGGATGGACGCCTTCCCAGTTCACACGTACGAGCTAAGTAATCAAAACGGCGAGAGATATTACGTGAGATTTAACTTTAGAACCGAGCAGGGCTTAGCGAACCTGACATCGGCGCAAGCATCAGAAATATCAGGTCGTGACCCAGATTACTACGCCCGAGACTTATACAACGCTATTGCTCAGAAAAACTTTCCTGCTTGGAAACTAGAGATGGATGTAATGAGCCTACTTGACATAAAGGGGGCTGATTATGACCCGTTTGACCTTACTAGGTTATGGAAAAATGGAACTTATGAAACTGTACAAGTCGGTCGGTTGGTGTTGAGTCAAAACCCCGACAACTATTTCAGGGTTATAGAACAAAGTGCCTTCAACCCTGGCAATTTAGTGCCGGGTATTCCTGGCCCAGTGGATTACGTGTTCAAGGCTCGGAGATTGTTCTACCAACATGCACAAACTCATCGGTTAGGAAGCAATTTCAATAACATAGAAGCCAATTGCCCTAGATACGTAAAAACGTACAATCGAGATGGAGCTCCTCCTTTGGGTGACAATATGAGAGACTATCCGAATTACTATCCAAACTCTTATAACGGTCCCTTGCCGTACGTGGACGATAGCAGACCGAGTCAAAAACTGATAGTATTACACAGTAACGCGGCGGATTTGCAACCTCATGCATATTTCTATAATCATATATTGAAAACTGACGATGAAAGGCAAAGAATGGTTGACAACATTGTGCCATCTTTGCTAAATGTCACTCCTCCTGTACTGCAAAGGGTTATTAACTTTATGTACCTTATTGATCCAGATTTAGGTAGCCGGGTTACAATAGGTTTGGAAGCAGCTCGGGCAGCGGTTAACGTAATACCAGCTGTTACACCGGTGCCTAAaaattga